TGGCCGCGCGTGAGCTGTGGGAGGCCGGCGAGCTGCTCCGCAAGCACCCCGGCGCCCGGATCGAGGGCCTCGCCCTCCACCTGCCGCTCGGCCAGGGCACCCACCTCGGCGAGGTCACCCGGCTGATGAACGACTTCGTCGCCGCCGAGGTCCCCGCCCACGGCGCCCCCGACGTGTGGGTCAGCCACCTCACCGACGCCGAGCTGGCCACCCTGCGCAGCCAGTACGGCGACTTCGGCTTCCGCCCCCGCATCGGCACCGGGCTCTGGCTCGGCGACCGGGGTGCCCTGCGGGTGACGGCGACGGTGCTCGACGTGCACCCCGTCGAGCGCGGCGACGCGTTCGGCTACCGCGGCCGCACCGCCCCGAAGTCCGGGCACGTGCTGGTCGTCAGCGGCGGCACCGCGCACGGCATCGGCCTCGAGGCGCCCACCGGCGACCAGTCGATGAAGGCGCGCGCCGCGACCATCGCCCGCGGGGGCATGGACGCGGTCGGGTTCGTCCGCTCGCCGTACTCCATCGACGGCAAGCAGCGGCTCTTCGCCGAGCCGCCGCACATGCAGGCCTCGATGCTCTTCGTCCCGCACGGGGCGCGGGTGCCCGAGGTCGGCGAGGACGTCGACGTGCGGGTCCGCTACACCGCCACGACGTTCGACCGCATCACCGTCACGACGTGAGGGCAGGCTGAGGGCCGACCTCGTC
Above is a genomic segment from Nocardioides aromaticivorans containing:
- a CDS encoding alanine racemase, with amino-acid sequence MSLSLTVDGPRWRAHLESVADAHPGIVPVAKGNGYGFTLGRLARKAQWLAERGHDVRTLAVGTYDELPEVAQRWHGDLLVLTPWRPWVPLPEPALSRRLVHTVSRVGDLRDLLHADPSARIVLERMTSMRRHGMAARELWEAGELLRKHPGARIEGLALHLPLGQGTHLGEVTRLMNDFVAAEVPAHGAPDVWVSHLTDAELATLRSQYGDFGFRPRIGTGLWLGDRGALRVTATVLDVHPVERGDAFGYRGRTAPKSGHVLVVSGGTAHGIGLEAPTGDQSMKARAATIARGGMDAVGFVRSPYSIDGKQRLFAEPPHMQASMLFVPHGARVPEVGEDVDVRVRYTATTFDRITVTT